One genomic window of Magnolia sinica isolate HGM2019 chromosome 3, MsV1, whole genome shotgun sequence includes the following:
- the LOC131239127 gene encoding uncharacterized protein LOC131239127: MPISDPPTTPRWGDVTDDVRQLIRQRLQDKFDLDLSVPHISHAVDDMMKERFKDYRSKLHRQYKRCMSHEEAVQSAPLHVTDEDWRILCDRFSSDSFQKRSKINSDNRGKLEVNHVAGSKSFVRLRHDMRDSVTGQEPGPVDFYKGTHCRQSTGSWVHPRASEIWEEMNTLRSQPTPDGTQRSEPEILSQVLGIRSGYVRGFGHGAKLMAPARAASSRSIVVGDSAIRRADTAEREVQQLRVVVDDIKDQLDRQREEQERRMEEQLARQREEQERRMNDQLARQNSNPS; this comes from the exons atgccgatctctgatccccccaccaCTCCCCGTTGGggggacgtgacagatgatgtgcggcagctcatccgtcagcgccttcag gataaatttgacttggatttgagtgttccgcacatctctcatgccgtcgacgacatgatgaaggagcggttcaaggattaccGCAGTAAGTTACACCGGCAATACAAGCGgtgcatgagccacgaggaggccgtacagtccgcaccgctgcacgtgaccgatgaggactggcggatactctgcgataggttttcgtctgattcttttcag aagaggagcaaaataaattctgacaatagaggaaagttagaagtgaaccacgtagctggttcaaagtcatttgtacgacttcgtcacgacatg cgagattccgtcactggccaggagcccggaccagtagacttctacaaagggactcactgtcggcagtcgacaggatcttgggtacatcctagagccagcgagatttgg gaggagatgaacaccttacgcagtcagcccactcccgatggtactcagcggagtgagccagagatcttgagtcaggtgcttggcatccgttctggatatgtgcgtgggtttggccatggtgccaagctcatggcacccgctagagctgcctccagccgatccatcgtcgttggcgaTAGCGCCATACGCCGAGCTGATActgcagagagagaggttcagcagttACGGGTcgttgtcgatgacatcaaagatcagctggacagacagagggaggagcaggagaggaggatggaggagcagCTGgcaaggcagagggaggagcaagagaggaggatgaACGATCAGctagcgag ACAAAACTCTAATCCGTCATGA